Proteins encoded together in one Sander lucioperca isolate FBNREF2018 chromosome 17, SLUC_FBN_1.2, whole genome shotgun sequence window:
- the LOC116049040 gene encoding uncharacterized protein LOC116049040 isoform X1, translating to MNFNVGHRVRCRQPTAPPFSNRTLHHPSFLPVYMATEFAHHHTDCNNQTIHPIIPAEFFYTDPTMSCGRRIPNIVSELRVSDCFQLNTPPPVMSACPAPPSRPDPFRSEPHPARDLGSLTLKRNTLHPLVQPSRVILQLTQEEDQAITNLLKLHHQQPIQSDETLAALQMVSSSVELNPISFLHPNLMDSTSAEEVYKPFCSDEQYPRQQGRSWSDTELEAANTLLSCFSLMEEEICGLNHSKSAVKPSDPLLYQHHKDSSISTETPKGSESFPALTTAGCTQNDIGYIGFSRAREYGEPGWGDFGFVVRRRDDVHLPVRESTLFSDSKAKSTSGASGDFLEMKERTLSDSEGDAVQVLLSLGDMGALDIVQ from the exons ATGAACTTCAATGTAGGACATCGTGTG AGGTGCAGGCAGCCCACCGCGCCCCCTTTCTCCAACAGGACCCTGCACCACCCGTCTTTCCTGCCTGTGTACATGGCTACAGAGTTTGCACACCATCACACCGACTGTAACAACCAAACCA TCCATCCCATCATCCCAGCGGAGTTCTTCTACACTGATCCCACCATGAGCTGTGGGAGGAGGATCCCCAACATAGTGAGTGAGTTGAGG GTTTCCGATTGCTTCCAGCTCAACACTCCGCCACCAGTTATGTCCGCCTGCCCAGCTCCACCGTCTCGTCCAGACCCATTCAGATCAGAACCACACCCCGCCAGGGATCTGGGCAGCCTCACCTTGAAAAGAAATACTCTTCACCCTCTAGTGCAGCCAAGCCGTGTTATTCTCCAGCTTACCCAGGAGGAAGACCAGGCCATTACTAACCTCCTGAAACTGCACCACCAACAGCCTATACAGAGTGATGAGACCCTTGCTGCTCTGCAAATGGTCTCTTCCAGTGTAGAGTTGAACCCCATCTCATTCCTTCACCCTAACCTTATGGACTCCACTTCAGCTGAGGAAGTATACAAGCCCTTCTGTAGCGATGAGCAGTATCCAAGGCAGCAGGGAAGGTCTTGGTCAGATACGGAGCTTGAGGCAGCTAACACCCTCTTGAGTTGTTTCAGCCTGATGGAGGAGGAAATCTGCGGCCTAAACCACAGTAAATCAGCAGTAAAACCTTCTGACCCTCTGCTTTACCAGCATCACAAGGACTCATCAATAAGCACTGAAACCCCAAAAGGATCTGAGAGTTTTCCTGCATTAACAACTGCTGGTTGTACCCAAAACGACATTGGCTACATCGGCTTTAGTCGTGCCAGGGAATATGGAGAACCAGGCTGGGGGGATTTTGGGTTTGTGGTGCGAAGGAGAGATGATGTTCATCTGCCCGTTCGTGAGTCTACACTGTTCTCAGACTCAAAGGCAAAAAGCACATCAGGCGCCTCTGGAGATTTTTTAGAAATGAAGGAGCGTACGCTCTCAGATTCTGAGGGAGATGCTGTGCAAGTACTCCTGAGCCTCGGGGACATGGGAGCGCTGGATATCGTGCAGTGA
- the LOC116049040 gene encoding uncharacterized protein LOC116049040 isoform X3 gives MNFNVGHRVRCRQPTAPPFSNRTLHHPSFLPVYMATEFAHHHTDCNNQTIHPIIPAEFFYTDPTMSCGRRIPNIVSDCFQLNTPPPVMSACPAPPSRPDPFRSEPHPARDLGSLTLKRNTLHPLVQPSRVILQLTQEEDQAITNLLKLHHQQPIQSDETLAALQMVSSSVELNPISFLHPNLMDSTSAEEVYKPFCSDEQYPRQQGRSWSDTELEAANTLLSCFSLMEEEICGLNHSKSAVKPSDPLLYQHHKDSSISTETPKGSESFPALTTAGCTQNDIGYIGFSRAREYGEPGWGDFGFVVRRRDDVHLPVRESTLFSDSKAKSTSGASGDFLEMKERTLSDSEGDAVQVLLSLGDMGALDIVQ, from the exons ATGAACTTCAATGTAGGACATCGTGTG AGGTGCAGGCAGCCCACCGCGCCCCCTTTCTCCAACAGGACCCTGCACCACCCGTCTTTCCTGCCTGTGTACATGGCTACAGAGTTTGCACACCATCACACCGACTGTAACAACCAAACCA TCCATCCCATCATCCCAGCGGAGTTCTTCTACACTGATCCCACCATGAGCTGTGGGAGGAGGATCCCCAACATA GTTTCCGATTGCTTCCAGCTCAACACTCCGCCACCAGTTATGTCCGCCTGCCCAGCTCCACCGTCTCGTCCAGACCCATTCAGATCAGAACCACACCCCGCCAGGGATCTGGGCAGCCTCACCTTGAAAAGAAATACTCTTCACCCTCTAGTGCAGCCAAGCCGTGTTATTCTCCAGCTTACCCAGGAGGAAGACCAGGCCATTACTAACCTCCTGAAACTGCACCACCAACAGCCTATACAGAGTGATGAGACCCTTGCTGCTCTGCAAATGGTCTCTTCCAGTGTAGAGTTGAACCCCATCTCATTCCTTCACCCTAACCTTATGGACTCCACTTCAGCTGAGGAAGTATACAAGCCCTTCTGTAGCGATGAGCAGTATCCAAGGCAGCAGGGAAGGTCTTGGTCAGATACGGAGCTTGAGGCAGCTAACACCCTCTTGAGTTGTTTCAGCCTGATGGAGGAGGAAATCTGCGGCCTAAACCACAGTAAATCAGCAGTAAAACCTTCTGACCCTCTGCTTTACCAGCATCACAAGGACTCATCAATAAGCACTGAAACCCCAAAAGGATCTGAGAGTTTTCCTGCATTAACAACTGCTGGTTGTACCCAAAACGACATTGGCTACATCGGCTTTAGTCGTGCCAGGGAATATGGAGAACCAGGCTGGGGGGATTTTGGGTTTGTGGTGCGAAGGAGAGATGATGTTCATCTGCCCGTTCGTGAGTCTACACTGTTCTCAGACTCAAAGGCAAAAAGCACATCAGGCGCCTCTGGAGATTTTTTAGAAATGAAGGAGCGTACGCTCTCAGATTCTGAGGGAGATGCTGTGCAAGTACTCCTGAGCCTCGGGGACATGGGAGCGCTGGATATCGTGCAGTGA
- the si:dkey-38p12.3 gene encoding rho guanine nucleotide exchange factor 15 isoform X1 has protein sequence MSVQEASQRPTSPKPLKPEPKPRLEIPPKPTPQTSCPPLGDRGISTRLSGGKVKRIVNKFSIQDSNEPAEQPTNGTAKLRSIKRFKRPPTVKPKPGRASLQLQISGEKAPPLPVKRSRTLQKQEGGGAEEGDTISVEGGRSAPDGKEVEIQLIGGGEAEAEHSPHTPNLSPCCDPGCSCACHLQWPGMKLIWVPVEMHDGGEEHSVVGDEDETDVEEQRWEDEEVEGGGERDSEAEDEVDRTSLVDESEVSKQEKSKFHQCLEVLLGDGNRRLSDPGPHSVFTSLAVTRSQSPPVPPKRAQSPQIHHLSTQNEEENIYEDTLPAVDPTPKKPNVCKELDIPLIKVRKPARRSKLSYSTSDQTSEFHTNTEPILNPDNMPPAIPPRMPVGHDSRSLTMAPRGGVPLPQPTLEEWRTLRPSSPSSSTASVLSTQRDITPTPPNPHRPPPPPPKTDPRRLSSASLQSLTQKKEGEENEGNEEEKHDTFKELPPVRSGSLRRESSFSWESRLQDEPLYQTYRATVITKEIRRQTVCRNISKTSVDYTMDWTARRSGAGTGTDNGAPKGGPTPTPGQSTLWQDLPAVREAGVLEQLTPEQCKYQESMFEVLTSEASYLRSLQVLTEHFLDSRELEETMIIREKKTLFSNILRVREVSERFLKDLEQRIFKDLVFPDICDIIHYHAQHNFPAYIDYVRNQIYQDKTYTSLLKNNAQFATVITRLQESPQCQRLPFMSFLLLPFQRITRIKMLIENILKRTKERTKEEQTASKALASVSKIIDECNTQVGKMRQMEELIHVSQTLEFDKLKAIPIISQTRHLEKKGELQEMSKGGTIFNMRAKFTPIYLFLFNDLLIITAKKGPERFVVLDHAHRSLVQVQPLDEGGGSSGPYEHCFNLTLLENHQGRMMERLIKAPSQSDMHRWMAAFPNPTNPDRDEDEVIYEDWDCPQVQCVEQYIAQQADELTLEPTEIINVIRKTNEGCYEGIRLSDGQKGWFPVGNVIEITNEHVRRRNLRERYRVIQAASMVTTSKANALH, from the exons ATGTCTGTCCAGGAAGCATCCCAACGGCCCACGTCGCCTAAACCCCTCAAACCTGAGCCCAAACCGAGACTGGAGATCCCTCCAAAACCGACACCACAAACCAGCTGCCCTCCTCTGGGAGACCGCGGCATCAGCACGAGGCTTTCTGGAGGAAAGGTCAAGAGGATTGTGAACAAGTTCAGCATACAGGATTCGAATGAACCGGCGGAACAACCCACCAATGGTACTGCAAAACTAAGGTCAATTAAACGGTTCAAAAGGCCGCCTACGGTAAAGCCCAAACCAGGCCGTGCCAGTCTGCAGCTTCAGATTAGCGGAGAGAAAGCGCCTCCGCTGCCTGTTAAGAGGAGCCGCACCCTTCAGAAGCAGGAGGGTGGGGGTGCAGAGGAGGGGGACACCATCAGTGTGGAAGGAGGTCGATCAG CGCCTGATGGAAAAGAGGTGGAGATCCAGTTGATTGGAGGAGGTGAAGCGGAGGCGGAACACAGTCCTCACACACCTAATCTCAGTCCATGCTGCGACCCGGGCTGCAGCTGCGCGTGCCACCTCCAGTGGCCTGGCATGAAACTAATATGGGTGCCCGTGGAGATGCATGATGGTGGGGAGGAGCACAGTGTTGTAGGAGACGAGGATGAGACTGATGTGGAAGAGCAGAGATGGGAGGACGAGGAGGtagaggggggaggggagagggacagCGAGGCAGAGGATGAGGTGGACCGGACGTCTTTGGTTGACGAGAGTGAAGTGTCGAAACAAGAAAAGTCAAAGTTTCACCAGTGTTTGGAGGTTTTGCTCGGTGATGGTAACCGGAGGCTTTCAGACCCGGGCCCTCACTCTGTTTTCACCTCTCTCGCTGTCACTCGCTCTCAGTCTCCCCCTGTTCCCCCAAAACGGGCTCAGTCACCACAAATCCACCACTTATCCACCCAAAACGAAGAAGAAAATATTTACGAGGACACCCTTCCAGCGGTCGACCCCACTCCTAAAAAGCCCAATGTGTGTAAGGAACTGGATATTCCACTAATCAAAGTGCGCAAACCAGCTCGACGGTCTAAACTGTCCTACAGCACCTCAGACCAGACGTCCGAGTTTCATACGAACACAGAACCCATCTTGAACCCAGACAATATGCCGCCTGCCATCCCGCCGAGGATGCCTGTGGGTCATGACAGCCGCAGCCTCACAATGGCACCCCGGGGCGGCGTTCCTCTCCCCCAGCCCACACTAGAGGAGTGGCGCACCTTGCGGCCCTCATCCCCCAGCAGCTCCACTGCCAGCGTGCTGAGCACCCAGAGGGACATCACTCCGACCCCACCCAACCCTCACAGACCCCCACCTCCACCACCAAAGACGGATCCCAGGAGGCTTAGTAGTGCCTCACTGCAATCCCTCACACAGAAAAAAG AAGGAGAGGAGAATGAAGGGAATGAAGAAGAGAAACATGACACATTCAAAGAACT GCCTCCAGTCAGGAGCGGCTCCCTCAGGAGGGAGTCTTCGTTCAGCTGGGAGTCCCGGCTGCAGGATG AGCCTCTGTACCAGACGTACCGTGCCACTGTCATCACCAAGGAGATCCGACGCCAGACAGTTTGTCGCAACATCAGTAAAACTAGTGTGGACTACACCATGGACTGGACAGCCCGTCGCTCTGGGGCTGGAACTGGGACTGATAATGGAGCACCCAAGGGCGGCCCCACGCCTACACCGGGCCAGAGCACCCTGTGGCAGGACCTCCCAGCTGTTCGGGAGGCAGGGGTGCTGGAGCAGCTCACCCCTGAGCAGTGCAAGTACCAGGAG AGTATGTTTGAGGTTTTGACATCTGAGGCCTCTTACCTTCGATCCCTGCAAGTTCTGACCGAACACTTCCTGGACAGCCGAGAGCTGGAGGAAACAATGATCATCAGAGAGAAGAAAACCCTCTTCTCCAACATCCTGAGGGTCCGAGAGGTCAGCGAGAG GTTCTTGAAGGACCTGGAGCAACGCATATTCAAGGACCTGGTCTTTCCTGATATCTGTGACATTATCCACTACCACGCCCAGCACAACTTCCCAGCCTACATCGACTACGTCCGCAACCAGATCTATCAGGATAAGACCTACACCTCACTCTT GAAGAACAATGCGCAGTTTGCTACGGTCATCACTCGTCTCCAAGAGTCGCCTCAATGCCAGCGGCTGCCCTTCATGTCCTTCTTGCTGCTGCCCTTCCAGCGAATAACACGCATCAAAATGCTCATTGAA AACATCCTGAAGAGAACAAAGGAGAGGACGAAAGAGGAGCAGACGGCCTCCAAGGCTTTGGCTTCCGTGTCGAAG ATCATTGACGAGTGTAACACACAGGTGGGAAAAATGAGACAGATGGAAGAGTTGATCCATGTCTCTCAAACACTGGAGTTTGACAAGCtcaag GCCATCCCGATCATCTCTCAGACACGACACTTGGAGAAgaagggagagctgcaggaaatGTCCAAAGGAGGAACCATCTTCAACATGAGGGCAAAGTTCACCCCCATCTACCTCTTCCTCTTCAATGATCTGCTAATCATCACTGCCAAGAAAGG GCCGGAGCGTTTTGTGGTACTCGACCACGCCCATCGCTCTCTGGTGCAGGTGCAGCCATTAGATGAAGGTGGGGGCAGCAGCGGGCCCTACGAGCACTGCTTCAACCTCACCCTGCTGGAGAACCACCAGGGACGCATGATGGAGAGGCTGATTAAAGCTCCCTCCCA GTCAGATATGCACAGGTGGATGGCGGCTTTCCCCAACCCCACCAACCCAGACAGAGACGAAGATGAAGTGATTTATGAAGACTGGG ATTGTCCTCAGGTGCAGTGTGTGGAGCAGTACATTGCCCAGCAGGCAGACGAGCTCACCCTGGAGCCCACTGAGATCATCAACGTCATCCGCAAAACCAATGAGG GCTGTTATGAAGGCATCCGCCTGTCTGACGGTCAGAAGGGCTGGTTCCCCGTAGGAAACGTCATAGAGATCACCAACGAGCACGTGAGGCGGCGAAACCTCCGAGAGCGCTACAGAGTCATTCAGGCTGCAAGCATGGTCACCACCAGCAAGGCCAACGCCCTTCATTAG
- the LOC116049040 gene encoding uncharacterized protein LOC116049040 isoform X2, which yields MNFNVGHRVRCRQPTAPPFSNRTLHHPSFLPVYMATEFAHHHTDCNNQTVHPIIPAEFFYTDPTMSCGRRIPNIVSELRVSDCFQLNTPPPVMSACPAPPSRPDPFRSEPHPARDLGSLTLKRNTLHPLVQPSRVILQLTQEEDQAITNLLKLHHQQPIQSDETLAALQMVSSSVELNPISFLHPNLMDSTSAEEVYKPFCSDEQYPRQQGRSWSDTELEAANTLLSCFSLMEEEICGLNHSKSAVKPSDPLLYQHHKDSSISTETPKGSESFPALTTAGCTQNDIGYIGFSRAREYGEPGWGDFGFVVRRRDDVHLPVRESTLFSDSKAKSTSGASGDFLEMKERTLSDSEGDAVQVLLSLGDMGALDIVQ from the exons ATGAACTTCAATGTAGGACATCGTGTG AGGTGCAGGCAGCCCACCGCGCCCCCTTTCTCCAACAGGACCCTGCACCACCCGTCTTTCCTGCCTGTGTACATGGCTACAGAGTTTGCACACCATCACACCGACTGTAACAACCAAA CAGTCCATCCCATCATCCCAGCGGAGTTCTTCTACACTGATCCCACCATGAGCTGTGGGAGGAGGATCCCCAACATAGTGAGTGAGTTGAGG GTTTCCGATTGCTTCCAGCTCAACACTCCGCCACCAGTTATGTCCGCCTGCCCAGCTCCACCGTCTCGTCCAGACCCATTCAGATCAGAACCACACCCCGCCAGGGATCTGGGCAGCCTCACCTTGAAAAGAAATACTCTTCACCCTCTAGTGCAGCCAAGCCGTGTTATTCTCCAGCTTACCCAGGAGGAAGACCAGGCCATTACTAACCTCCTGAAACTGCACCACCAACAGCCTATACAGAGTGATGAGACCCTTGCTGCTCTGCAAATGGTCTCTTCCAGTGTAGAGTTGAACCCCATCTCATTCCTTCACCCTAACCTTATGGACTCCACTTCAGCTGAGGAAGTATACAAGCCCTTCTGTAGCGATGAGCAGTATCCAAGGCAGCAGGGAAGGTCTTGGTCAGATACGGAGCTTGAGGCAGCTAACACCCTCTTGAGTTGTTTCAGCCTGATGGAGGAGGAAATCTGCGGCCTAAACCACAGTAAATCAGCAGTAAAACCTTCTGACCCTCTGCTTTACCAGCATCACAAGGACTCATCAATAAGCACTGAAACCCCAAAAGGATCTGAGAGTTTTCCTGCATTAACAACTGCTGGTTGTACCCAAAACGACATTGGCTACATCGGCTTTAGTCGTGCCAGGGAATATGGAGAACCAGGCTGGGGGGATTTTGGGTTTGTGGTGCGAAGGAGAGATGATGTTCATCTGCCCGTTCGTGAGTCTACACTGTTCTCAGACTCAAAGGCAAAAAGCACATCAGGCGCCTCTGGAGATTTTTTAGAAATGAAGGAGCGTACGCTCTCAGATTCTGAGGGAGATGCTGTGCAAGTACTCCTGAGCCTCGGGGACATGGGAGCGCTGGATATCGTGCAGTGA
- the si:dkey-38p12.3 gene encoding rho guanine nucleotide exchange factor 15 isoform X2, translated as MSVQEASQRPTSPKPLKPEPKPRLEIPPKPTPQTSCPPLGDRGISTRLSGGKVKRIVNKFSIQDSNEPAEQPTNGTAKLRSIKRFKRPPTVKPKPGRASLQLQISGEKAPPLPVKRSRTLQKQEGGGAEEGDTISVEGGRSAPDGKEVEIQLIGGGEAEAEHSPHTPNLSPCCDPGCSCACHLQWPGMKLIWVPVEMHDGGEEHSVVGDEDETDVEEQRWEDEEVEGGGERDSEAEDEVDRTSLVDESEVSKQEKSKFHQCLEVLLGDGNRRLSDPGPHSVFTSLAVTRSQSPPVPPKRAQSPQIHHLSTQNEEENIYEDTLPAVDPTPKKPNVCKELDIPLIKVRKPARRSKLSYSTSDQTSEFHTNTEPILNPDNMPPAIPPRMPVGHDSRSLTMAPRGGVPLPQPTLEEWRTLRPSSPSSSTASVLSTQRDITPTPPNPHRPPPPPPKTDPRRLSSASLQSLTQKKGEENEGNEEEKHDTFKELPPVRSGSLRRESSFSWESRLQDEPLYQTYRATVITKEIRRQTVCRNISKTSVDYTMDWTARRSGAGTGTDNGAPKGGPTPTPGQSTLWQDLPAVREAGVLEQLTPEQCKYQESMFEVLTSEASYLRSLQVLTEHFLDSRELEETMIIREKKTLFSNILRVREVSERFLKDLEQRIFKDLVFPDICDIIHYHAQHNFPAYIDYVRNQIYQDKTYTSLLKNNAQFATVITRLQESPQCQRLPFMSFLLLPFQRITRIKMLIENILKRTKERTKEEQTASKALASVSKIIDECNTQVGKMRQMEELIHVSQTLEFDKLKAIPIISQTRHLEKKGELQEMSKGGTIFNMRAKFTPIYLFLFNDLLIITAKKGPERFVVLDHAHRSLVQVQPLDEGGGSSGPYEHCFNLTLLENHQGRMMERLIKAPSQSDMHRWMAAFPNPTNPDRDEDEVIYEDWDCPQVQCVEQYIAQQADELTLEPTEIINVIRKTNEGCYEGIRLSDGQKGWFPVGNVIEITNEHVRRRNLRERYRVIQAASMVTTSKANALH; from the exons ATGTCTGTCCAGGAAGCATCCCAACGGCCCACGTCGCCTAAACCCCTCAAACCTGAGCCCAAACCGAGACTGGAGATCCCTCCAAAACCGACACCACAAACCAGCTGCCCTCCTCTGGGAGACCGCGGCATCAGCACGAGGCTTTCTGGAGGAAAGGTCAAGAGGATTGTGAACAAGTTCAGCATACAGGATTCGAATGAACCGGCGGAACAACCCACCAATGGTACTGCAAAACTAAGGTCAATTAAACGGTTCAAAAGGCCGCCTACGGTAAAGCCCAAACCAGGCCGTGCCAGTCTGCAGCTTCAGATTAGCGGAGAGAAAGCGCCTCCGCTGCCTGTTAAGAGGAGCCGCACCCTTCAGAAGCAGGAGGGTGGGGGTGCAGAGGAGGGGGACACCATCAGTGTGGAAGGAGGTCGATCAG CGCCTGATGGAAAAGAGGTGGAGATCCAGTTGATTGGAGGAGGTGAAGCGGAGGCGGAACACAGTCCTCACACACCTAATCTCAGTCCATGCTGCGACCCGGGCTGCAGCTGCGCGTGCCACCTCCAGTGGCCTGGCATGAAACTAATATGGGTGCCCGTGGAGATGCATGATGGTGGGGAGGAGCACAGTGTTGTAGGAGACGAGGATGAGACTGATGTGGAAGAGCAGAGATGGGAGGACGAGGAGGtagaggggggaggggagagggacagCGAGGCAGAGGATGAGGTGGACCGGACGTCTTTGGTTGACGAGAGTGAAGTGTCGAAACAAGAAAAGTCAAAGTTTCACCAGTGTTTGGAGGTTTTGCTCGGTGATGGTAACCGGAGGCTTTCAGACCCGGGCCCTCACTCTGTTTTCACCTCTCTCGCTGTCACTCGCTCTCAGTCTCCCCCTGTTCCCCCAAAACGGGCTCAGTCACCACAAATCCACCACTTATCCACCCAAAACGAAGAAGAAAATATTTACGAGGACACCCTTCCAGCGGTCGACCCCACTCCTAAAAAGCCCAATGTGTGTAAGGAACTGGATATTCCACTAATCAAAGTGCGCAAACCAGCTCGACGGTCTAAACTGTCCTACAGCACCTCAGACCAGACGTCCGAGTTTCATACGAACACAGAACCCATCTTGAACCCAGACAATATGCCGCCTGCCATCCCGCCGAGGATGCCTGTGGGTCATGACAGCCGCAGCCTCACAATGGCACCCCGGGGCGGCGTTCCTCTCCCCCAGCCCACACTAGAGGAGTGGCGCACCTTGCGGCCCTCATCCCCCAGCAGCTCCACTGCCAGCGTGCTGAGCACCCAGAGGGACATCACTCCGACCCCACCCAACCCTCACAGACCCCCACCTCCACCACCAAAGACGGATCCCAGGAGGCTTAGTAGTGCCTCACTGCAATCCCTCACACAGAAAAAAG GAGAGGAGAATGAAGGGAATGAAGAAGAGAAACATGACACATTCAAAGAACT GCCTCCAGTCAGGAGCGGCTCCCTCAGGAGGGAGTCTTCGTTCAGCTGGGAGTCCCGGCTGCAGGATG AGCCTCTGTACCAGACGTACCGTGCCACTGTCATCACCAAGGAGATCCGACGCCAGACAGTTTGTCGCAACATCAGTAAAACTAGTGTGGACTACACCATGGACTGGACAGCCCGTCGCTCTGGGGCTGGAACTGGGACTGATAATGGAGCACCCAAGGGCGGCCCCACGCCTACACCGGGCCAGAGCACCCTGTGGCAGGACCTCCCAGCTGTTCGGGAGGCAGGGGTGCTGGAGCAGCTCACCCCTGAGCAGTGCAAGTACCAGGAG AGTATGTTTGAGGTTTTGACATCTGAGGCCTCTTACCTTCGATCCCTGCAAGTTCTGACCGAACACTTCCTGGACAGCCGAGAGCTGGAGGAAACAATGATCATCAGAGAGAAGAAAACCCTCTTCTCCAACATCCTGAGGGTCCGAGAGGTCAGCGAGAG GTTCTTGAAGGACCTGGAGCAACGCATATTCAAGGACCTGGTCTTTCCTGATATCTGTGACATTATCCACTACCACGCCCAGCACAACTTCCCAGCCTACATCGACTACGTCCGCAACCAGATCTATCAGGATAAGACCTACACCTCACTCTT GAAGAACAATGCGCAGTTTGCTACGGTCATCACTCGTCTCCAAGAGTCGCCTCAATGCCAGCGGCTGCCCTTCATGTCCTTCTTGCTGCTGCCCTTCCAGCGAATAACACGCATCAAAATGCTCATTGAA AACATCCTGAAGAGAACAAAGGAGAGGACGAAAGAGGAGCAGACGGCCTCCAAGGCTTTGGCTTCCGTGTCGAAG ATCATTGACGAGTGTAACACACAGGTGGGAAAAATGAGACAGATGGAAGAGTTGATCCATGTCTCTCAAACACTGGAGTTTGACAAGCtcaag GCCATCCCGATCATCTCTCAGACACGACACTTGGAGAAgaagggagagctgcaggaaatGTCCAAAGGAGGAACCATCTTCAACATGAGGGCAAAGTTCACCCCCATCTACCTCTTCCTCTTCAATGATCTGCTAATCATCACTGCCAAGAAAGG GCCGGAGCGTTTTGTGGTACTCGACCACGCCCATCGCTCTCTGGTGCAGGTGCAGCCATTAGATGAAGGTGGGGGCAGCAGCGGGCCCTACGAGCACTGCTTCAACCTCACCCTGCTGGAGAACCACCAGGGACGCATGATGGAGAGGCTGATTAAAGCTCCCTCCCA GTCAGATATGCACAGGTGGATGGCGGCTTTCCCCAACCCCACCAACCCAGACAGAGACGAAGATGAAGTGATTTATGAAGACTGGG ATTGTCCTCAGGTGCAGTGTGTGGAGCAGTACATTGCCCAGCAGGCAGACGAGCTCACCCTGGAGCCCACTGAGATCATCAACGTCATCCGCAAAACCAATGAGG GCTGTTATGAAGGCATCCGCCTGTCTGACGGTCAGAAGGGCTGGTTCCCCGTAGGAAACGTCATAGAGATCACCAACGAGCACGTGAGGCGGCGAAACCTCCGAGAGCGCTACAGAGTCATTCAGGCTGCAAGCATGGTCACCACCAGCAAGGCCAACGCCCTTCATTAG